GCAAAAGCTATAATTTCATCAAGCTTACGATCGATTTCATCTTTAGAAAAACCCAGCACCGACCCATTAACATAAACATTCTCGCGTCCGGTCAAAACCGGGTTAAATCCCGCCCCCAGTTCGATCAAAGCCCCCACCCTGCCACGCATTTCGATCCGCCCGGCATCTGGTTTGATCAGCCCGTTGAGCATTTTTAAAAGGGTACTTTTCCCCGCCCCATTCGGGCCGATCAACCCCAGACATTCCCCCCGCTTCAACTCAAACGACACATCCTTGACCGCCCAGAACTCCTCCGACCGCAACTCCCCCTCACCGCCATGCCGCCGTCCGGTAATTTCCCTCCCCAAATCCTGCATTCCATACCAGAGAGATTTTTTGAGGGAACGGCAGAATTTTTTTGAGACGTTCTGAACTGTGATCAGGGTATCAGACATCTATTTTGTCTCACCCGATTCATACCGGTTTTCGTCCTCATGCACAGTGTCTGCCAGCCATGCCGGTCGCTTCCCGGTCACCCTCTCATAAAGCATTTCCGGCGAAAGATCGAACCCGCACGGCCATACGAGGGTCGGCCATTCGTCAAGATAAAATCGCGCAAATTCAGCTTGATCAAGGAGAGACCGAGCTTCTTTGTATTTTCCAATCACCTCGGCCAGGTCGGCCACTCCCTCCTCGCCAGTATCAAAACGTAGACGGATACAATAGTTTCCGACATACACCGCCTCCTGAATCCTTACCATGCGGCTCTCCTTAGATCAGTGGTTCGAGTTTATGGAAATCTTTCGATTCCCACATTCCCAGAAGTTCACTCTGATGAATTTCGGCCCACTCCTCGACCAACCCACGGACCCTTCCCGGCAGGTAGCCGTCAAGCACGTTCAGATCCCGAATTCCGACCACTGCACGATAATCATTATATCGCGCGTGGAAATGAGGTGGATTGTGCTCATCAAAATACATGCTGATAACGATCCCGAGAAATCGGCAAATTTCAGGCATTATCCCGTCCCTTTACGCACTCATCCGCTCGATCAGAATCGGCATGGCCAGCCGGTACACCACCCAGACCACCAGCAGAAGAACAACTGCGGCAAAATTTACCAGAAAAAAGTAGCCGAGATACTCGGGGCAAAATCCGGTCAACCAGTCACGCGAGGTCAGGATCAGCGGGGTGAGCGGGTTAAAGGTAAACAGGGTGGCAGCAAAACCTTCTTTAGGCATGGCAAAAACCACCGGCGTGGCATACATCAAAAATTGCATCAGTAGCGGCAACGCCTTGCCGACGTCGCTGTACAACAACCCTACCGGCGTAATGAACAGCCCCAGGGCGGTGCCGACAAGGATGAGCGACACGACACCCAGCGGGAAAAGCAGCAGGTTCCAGCCGGGATTGATGCCCATGACAATCAGCGCGACGAGCAGCAGCGCGATTTTGATCGCGGCGTTGAACAGGGTCTGATAGATTCCCGAAACAATCAACGCTTCGCGCGGGAAGTTGAGTTTGGCCAGCATCGACTTGGCGGCAACGGCCTGTTGCAGCGGCGCATTGAGGGCATCCATGAAGATCGCCCAGAGCATGGTGCCGGTAAAAACATAGACCGGATAGGGCAAAGAGGTGTCGGCAATTTTCACCACCCCTGAGCTGTTGAGGAAGATCCAGGCCAGGGTGTTGGCCAACGGCAGAATAAACGCCCACAGGATGCCAAGAAATGCCTGGCGATACTGGGCACTGATGTCACGCACCGCCAGCCGCCAGGCCAGCTCACGTGAGGCCAGCAGGTCACGCCACATCTCGCGCAACATCAGCGAAGGTTTGGCCAGGGAGGAATCGGGCGTGTAGACGGTGATTTGAGGTTTACTCATGTGGTACTGTCGCTCTCTCTCGTTCCCACGCTCCCGCGTGGGAACGCCCGGAATCGGGCGCGCAGCTGGTTACGCATCCAGTCTTTTTTTACAGCAACCGCTCGCCAGAACGCAGAATCTCACGAAAAAAAGAGCTGCCGCTGCTTTCGAAGATTCTGTTCATCGCCCGGGTATGTATCAGCAAATCGACGGCAACTTTCTGCTTCAGTCCCTTCAGAGGGTGCGAATACTTTTTGTCATGCTGCATGTCTTGCGCGTAACTGGCCGGGACGAAATCCTCTTTGCTGACAATGTACAGATCGACATCGCTGGCATCGGAATCGAATCAAGCTGTTTGCCGCTGATAAATCACCTTTCCGACTCGCTGGATATGCTCAAGAAGTGACTCTTCAGCAATACCGGATAAATCAACAACATCGAACATGTAGGGCAAGGAGGATTCTTCGTTGAGCTTGGCGGCCAGACCGGTGGCGGTGCTGTGCCCGCTGTGACCGGCTTCGATGGCCAGGTCGATGTCTGAGCCTGGCTTGTAGCTGCCCTTGGCGCGGGAGCCGAACAGGATGACCTTCCTGACATCCGGGAAAGACTTGATGGCGGCAACGATGACGGCCATGTCCTCCGCTGTCAGGCCACAGTCAAAAGTCGTCATGTCGTCGCCTGCGATTTCACAAGGAATATCGCGTTGAGCTCCCGCAAAAAAGGACTGTACTTCTCACGAATATCCTTTTCGACCTGCCGAGCCGTATTTTCATTGTAGGTATGTGTGGTCAAATTGCGGTCCGCTAATGCCTGGAGCCAGTCATGCCCCTGTTCTATGAGTCCACTTTGAAAAGCCTGCTTGATTGCGTGACGCGGACTGGTGATGGTGTACCCCTCTGCTTCCTGATAGTCCTTGAGCAGTTTCCAGCCGAGTTCAAGAGTCATTTCAAAAAACTGTATAAGGCCGGCACGCTCAACGTCGTTTGGATTTTCGATAGCCAGAGCTGTCAGCAGGAGATTGTAGCTTTTTGTGAACTGTTGATAGCGTTGCTGCCAGCGGATGTCCTGATCCATACTTTTATCCTCACACTTCGCTCTTTGATGTCTTCTTTGTTCACATCAAACCCCTTTGCCCAACGTTCCCTCGTTGTAAATCGGGCGCGCAGATGGTTACGCATTCAGTCTTGTTGTGACCACGCTGGCAAATTCAGAAAAATCCTGAAGGTGAAATTTTGTAATACTGTAAACAATGTCCCAATTGATACGCTCATAATTGTGAACCGCAACATTACGGAAACCAACAGCTTTTTTTAGATTTTCAGCCAACTCATTGTTTAGTACGGCTTTCTGGGCCAGCAGATCGAATGTTTCACCCATGGTTCCGGGCGGGGGCACGTCCTCCAATCCGGCGATCAGGTGCGCACCGATATCGACACAAAGCTGTACCGCCCGGCTCAGGTTGAGGGCGATAATATCCTGCAAATCAAGGTCGGCGCCAAGTTCCGCCGCAGAAGACGGTGACTTCGATTCAATACGCTGCACACAGCGGCGCAACGATTCCAGCTTTTGTTCGATTACTTCCCGATCCATCGTTGTCGTCTTTCCGCAAGCACCCGGTTTCGATAAGGCATAAAATCAGCCTGTTCAAAAAGATGATGACTGATCAATCTGCCGTACATGGCATCACTCCCCAGAATCCTCCGGCCATAACGCAAAACCTGCCCCAGCAAGGGCTCGGTCACCGTCTTCAGGTCGACCAGATCAACCGGACGGCCACAGCGCGCCGCGAGGGCATTGATGAGCGCCATGCGTTGATCAGTCGACAACGCCTTGTCCGCAGCAACGGCCAGATCAAGATCACTCCCGGCGTGCTGACGCCCCGTGGCCAGGGAACCAAACAACAAAGCAAACGAGATATGAGGAAAGCCTGTCAACACCTGCCTGACGTGCGCATCAATGTCCTCGTTCATCGGGGATCTTCCATTTTTTGTAACTGTTCAGCATGATGGAAAAAACCAAAACAAATGCTATTTAACAGGGATACAAGGGATAAAGGGGACAAAACATAAAGGTCTATGTGGTTTAAAACCAGGCAATGCCGCCCTGACTTTGCCGTTATCCCTTTCATCCCCTTTATCCCTGTTAAAAAAGTTTTTTCACGGTGTGCTGAATAGTTACCATTTTTCATAGCAACCGCTCGCCAGAACGCAGAATCTCACGAGAAAAAGAGCTGCCGCTGCTTTCGAAGATTCTGTTCATCGCCCGGGTATGTATCAGCAAATCGACGGCAACTTTCTGCTTCAGTTCTTTCAGAGGGCGCGAATACTTTTTGTAATGCTGGATGTTTTGGGCGTAACTGGCCGGGACGAAATCCTCTTTGCTGACAATGTACAGATCGACATCGCTGTCATCGGTTTGCGTGTTTTGCGCATAAGACCCGAACAAGATGACCTTTTCAGGTTCTAGTGGCAGCAAGGCTCTTACGATTCGCTCTTTGATGTCTTCTTTGTTCACAGCAAACCCCTTTGCCCAACGTTCTCTCGCCCCGATGGCCGGGGGGTGGTCGCATCCGGGCGTTCTACTCTCAACTGCCCGCGCGGACTTGATGCCCATCAGAATCCCTGTGCTGTCAGTTCGAATTTAAATTGGGCAAATACGCACACAACTTCTTTAGCGTGCGGCATAATCAGTCACAAATGGATATTCCTTCACGTAGCACCAGATCGTTAAATTTTGAGCTGACTGAAAGATCAATAACATCAACAGGTTTTGAAAGTGTGCAAATCAATTCGCCGTAGAAGGAAAAGTAGTCTTTATCGGCAATGCCATCTACAGCGATATCAATATCATTGCTTTCGGTCGCATCGGAAAGTGACGATCCAAACAGAATGACCTGAGATGCATTGTATTTACGAGCAACTTCTTGAATAGTTTTTTTGTCCTGATCAGTGATCATCGCCGCAGTCCCAATAGTGTTATTCTGGAGTCATCACACTATCAAATTTATGCCATATATGCACAGATATTTAAAGATTTCATAACTATTCAGCACACAGTGAAAAAACTTTTTTTAACAGGGATAAAGGGGATGAAAGGGATAACGGCAAAGTCAGGGCGGCATTGTTTGGCTTTTAAACCACATAGACCTTTATGTTTTATCTCCTTTATCCCTTGTATCCCTGTTAAATAGCTTTTGTTTTGATTTTTTCCATCATGCTGAACAGTTACAAGATTTCATCAATTTCCCGGTGCAGATTCAATCACATGATCGGCAAACTTGCTGGTGCTGAACACCCGCCCGTTGTGCAACAATCCCCAACGACCGCCGTAGGGATCCTCCGGCAAGGCGTCAATATACCCCTTATCGACCAGTGCCGCCATGGCTTTTGGTGACTGCCCCTCAGCTTCGATATATTTTGCCACGGCTTCTTCGATCTTGACCGCACCCTCTAAGGCCAACAGTCTTTTTGCCAGTCGTTTGCGCAGCAGGGGATCATCGGATTCTTCAATCATCTCGCGGAGGAACAGGAGCGCCGTCATTGACTTGCCCCCGTAATAGGCCAGGCGGCCGGCGAGAGTCTGCAAATAATCGGGGCTGCCCGGCAGTTGCGCGGCGCGCATGATGTAGTCGGCAGCGGCGGGATAATCCTGTACAAAGTAGAAGAGATTGAAGCCGGCGAAGAACGGCAAGCGCCAGTCGTCGGGGCGGTGTTCAATCCCTTTATCGAGAATTTTGTTGGCCTTGAGCGGCAGCCCGGCATCCCAGGCCAGCAACCCTTCAGCGAGGAAATACGGATCAAGGAAATACGGATCGAGATCGGTGATCACCTCCAGGCTCGCAACCAGATAATTCCAGTCCTCTGCTGTCATTTTTTGCCCGACAATTGAGCGCCCGCCAAAGAACGAAACGGCCTTGAGAAAAAGGAGATCGGACAACAGACCACGATTGCCCAGCGACAGAACGCGGCTGTACTGCGAGGGGATGACATATCCGGCGGGAATCCCGGACTGGATCCGGTAACGCTCCACCCAGATCGACTGACTCAACGGGTAGAGCAGT
The sequence above is a segment of the Desulfuromonadaceae bacterium genome. Coding sequences within it:
- a CDS encoding DUF2442 domain-containing protein, translating into MVRIQEAVYVGNYCIRLRFDTGEEGVADLAEVIGKYKEARSLLDQAEFARFYLDEWPTLVWPCGFDLSPEMLYERVTGKRPAWLADTVHEDENRYESGETK
- a CDS encoding DUF4160 domain-containing protein, yielding MPEICRFLGIVISMYFDEHNPPHFHARYNDYRAVVGIRDLNVLDGYLPGRVRGLVEEWAEIHQSELLGMWESKDFHKLEPLI
- a CDS encoding nucleotidyltransferase domain-containing protein, with amino-acid sequence MNKEDIKERIVRALLPLEPEKVILFGSYAQNTQTDDSDVDLYIVSKEDFVPASYAQNIQHYKKYSRPLKELKQKVAVDLLIHTRAMNRIFESSGSSFSREILRSGERLL
- a CDS encoding nucleotidyltransferase substrate binding protein, whose amino-acid sequence is MDQDIRWQQRYQQFTKSYNLLLTALAIENPNDVERAGLIQFFEMTLELGWKLLKDYQEAEGYTITSPRHAIKQAFQSGLIEQGHDWLQALADRNLTTHTYNENTARQVEKDIREKYSPFLRELNAIFLVKSQATT
- a CDS encoding nucleotidyltransferase domain-containing protein, whose translation is MITDQDKKTIQEVARKYNASQVILFGSSLSDATESNDIDIAVDGIADKDYFSFYGELICTLSKPVDVIDLSVSSKFNDLVLREGISICD
- a CDS encoding nucleotidyltransferase domain-containing protein, whose amino-acid sequence is MNEDIDAHVRQVLTGFPHISFALLFGSLATGRQHAGSDLDLAVAADKALSTDQRMALINALAARCGRPVDLVDLKTVTEPLLGQVLRYGRRILGSDAMYGRLISHHLFEQADFMPYRNRVLAERRQRWIGK
- a CDS encoding DUF86 domain-containing protein, which gives rise to MDREVIEQKLESLRRCVQRIESKSPSSAAELGADLDLQDIIALNLSRAVQLCVDIGAHLIAGLEDVPPPGTMGETFDLLAQKAVLNNELAENLKKAVGFRNVAVHNYERINWDIVYSITKFHLQDFSEFASVVTTRLNA
- a CDS encoding ABC transporter permease, encoding MSKPQITVYTPDSSLAKPSLMLREMWRDLLASRELAWRLAVRDISAQYRQAFLGILWAFILPLANTLAWIFLNSSGVVKIADTSLPYPVYVFTGTMLWAIFMDALNAPLQQAVAAKSMLAKLNFPREALIVSGIYQTLFNAAIKIALLLVALIVMGINPGWNLLLFPLGVVSLILVGTALGLFITPVGLLYSDVGKALPLLMQFLMYATPVVFAMPKEGFAATLFTFNPLTPLILTSRDWLTGFCPEYLGYFFLVNFAAVVLLLVVWVVYRLAMPILIERMSA
- a CDS encoding nucleotidyltransferase domain-containing protein codes for the protein MTTFDCGLTAEDMAVIVAAIKSFPDVRKVILFGSRAKGSYKPGSDIDLAIEAGHSGHSTATGLAAKLNEESSLPYMFDVVDLSGIAEESLLEHIQRVGKVIYQRQTA
- a CDS encoding ATP-binding cassette domain-containing protein, producing the protein MSDTLITVQNVSKKFCRSLKKSLWYGMQDLGREITGRRHGGEGELRSEEFWAVKDVSFELKRGECLGLIGPNGAGKSTLLKMLNGLIKPDAGRIEMRGRVGALIELGAGFNPVLTGRENVYVNGSVLGFSKDEIDRKLDEIIAFA